A genome region from Glycine max cultivar Williams 82 chromosome 5, Glycine_max_v4.0, whole genome shotgun sequence includes the following:
- the LOC121174913 gene encoding cytochrome P450 86A22, whose translation MDAATALMILSAIAAYLIWFTLVTRSLKGPRVWPLLGSLPGLIQHANRMHDWIADNLRACGGTYQTCICALPFLARKQCLVTVTCDPKNLEHILKLRFDNYPKGPTWQSAFHDLLGEGIFNSDGDTWLFQRKTAALEFTTRTLRQAMARWVNRAIKHRFCPILATAQKENQSVDLQDLLLRLTFDNICGLAFGQDPQTLAAGLPDNAFALSFDRATEATLQRFILPEILWKLKRWLRLGMEVSLSRSLKHIDQYLSHIIKNRKLELLNGNGSHHHDDLLSRFMRKKESYSEEFLQHVALNFILAGRDTSSVALSWFFWLCVKNPRVEENILNELCTVLLSTRGDNISTWLNEPLVFDEVDRLVYLKAALSETLRLYPSVPEDSKHVVKDDVLPNGTFVPAGSAVTYSIYSVGRMKFIWGEDCLEFKPERWLSPEGDKIQVQDSYKFVSFNAGPRLCLGKDLAYLQMKSIAAAVLLRHRLAVAPGHRVEQKMSLTLFMKYGLKVNVYPRDLKPVLEKLTTIKSVTVGQK comes from the coding sequence ATGGACGCAGCAACGGCTTTAATGATCCTATCAGCAATAGCGGCCTATTTAATATGGTTCACCTTGGTCACTCGCTCCCTCAAAGGTCCACGTGTCTGGCCCCTATTGGGCAGCCTCCCTGGCCTCATCCAACACGCCAACCGCATGCACGACTGGATCGCTGACAACCTCCGCGCGTGCGGCGGCACGTACCAGACCTGCATCTGCGCCCTCCCCTTCCTCGCCCGAAAACAGTGCCTGGTGACTGTCACGTGCGACCCCAAAAACCTCGAGCACATCCTCAAGCTTCGCTTCGACAACTACCCAAAAGGCCCCACGTGGCAGTCCGCCTTCCACGATTTGCTCGGCGAAGGCATCTTCAACTCCGACGGCGACACGTGGCTCTTCCAGCGTAAGACTGCCGCACTGGAATTCACCACTCGCACCCTGCGCCAAGCCATGGCGCGCTGGGTGAACCGAGCCATAAAGCACAGGTTCTGCCCCATCCTAGCCACGGCTCAGAAAGAAAACCAATCAGTGGATCTTCAAGACCTCTTGCTTCGGCTCACTTTTGACAACATATGCGGCTTGGCTTTCGGCCAAGACCCGCAAACCCTAGCCGCGGGGCTTCCAGATAACGCTTTCGCTCTCTCCTTCGACCGAGCCACTGAAGCCACTCTACAACGCTTTATTCTGCCGGAGATCTTGTGGAAGCTGAAGCGATGGCTCAGGCTCGGAATGGAAGTGAGCCTGAGCCGGAGCCTCAAACACATCGACCAGTACCTCTCCCACATCATCAAGAACCGCAAGCTGGAGCTGCTGAATGGTAATGGGTCCCACCACCACGACGACCTCTTGTCCCGCTTCATGAGGAAGAAAGAATCCTACTCGGAGGAGTTCCTCCAACACGTGGCACTCAACTTCATCCTCGCTGGGCGCGACACGTCATCGGTCGCGCTCAGCTGGTTCTTCTGGCTCTGCGTCAAGAACCCGCGCGTGGAGGAAAACATCCTAAACGAACTCTGTACTGTTCTTCTGTCCACGCGTGGAGATAACATCTCCACGTGGCTGAACGAGCCTCTTGTGTTCGATGAGGTAGACCGTTTGGTCTACCTCAAGGCAGCATTGTCTGAGACACTGCGGCTTTATCCCTCCGTGCCGGAGGACTCCAAACATGTTGTGAAGGATGATGTTTTGCCTAATGGAACCTTCGTTCCGGCAGGTTCCGCGGTGACCTATTCAATTTACTCTGTTGGGAGGATGAAGTTCATTTGGGGAGAGGACTGCCTCGAGTTCAAGCCTGAGCGGTGGCTCTCTCCTGAAGGGGACAAAATTCAGGTGCAAGACTCTTACAAGTTTGTTTCGTTCAATGCGGGACCTAGGCTTTGTTTGGGGAAGGACTTGGCTTACTTGCAGATGAAGTCAATCGCCGCCGCGGTGCTCCTGCGCCACCGCCTCGCTGTCGCGCCGGGCCACCGCGTCGAACAGAAGATGTCACTCACACTGTTCATGAAGTACGGTCTCAAGGTGAATGTGTACCCAAGGGATCTCAAACCCGTGCTGGAAAAATTAACCACCATCAAGAGTGTTACTGTTGGTCAAAAGTGA
- the LOC100793781 gene encoding short-chain dehydrogenase TIC 32, chloroplastic, whose protein sequence is MWFLGWKGASGFSASSTAEQVTQGIDGTALTAIVTGATSGLGLETTRVLALRGVHVVMAVRSLDSGKNVKETILKEIPSAKIDVMELDLSSMASVRKFAADFNSSGLPLNILINNAGVMATPFTLSQDNIELQFATNHLGHFLLTNLLLETMKKTVGVCNQEGRIVILSSEAHRFAYREGIQFDKINDESGYSSYFAYGQSKLANILHANELARRLKEEGVEITVNSLHPGSIITNILRYHDYINALANMVGKYFLKNVQQGAATQCYVALHPQVKGISGEYFMDSNKGNPASLAKDSELAKKLWEFSLSLTNPK, encoded by the exons ATGTGGTTTCTTGGTTGGAAAGGGGCATCAGGGTTCTCAGCCTCTTCCACAGCCGAACAAGTCACTCAAGGGATTGATGGAACCGCCCTCACCGCCATCGTCACAG GAGCAACAAGTGGCCTTGGTCTGGAGACCACCCGGGTTCTTGCATTGCGCGGTGTCCATGTTGTTATGGCAGTAAGGAGTCTGGACAGTGGTAAGAATGTCAAAGAAACAATACTTAAGGAAATCCCCTCGGCTAAAATTGATGTCATGGAGTTAGATCTAAGCTCTATGGCATCGGTAAGGAAATTTGCAGCAGATTTTAATTCTTCTGGTCTTCCACTCAATATCCTAAT TAACAATGCAGGGGTGATGGCGACTCCATTCACACTTTCCCAAGACAATATTGAATTGCAGTTCGCAACCAATCATTTAG GCCATTTTCTCTTGACAAACCTTTTATTAGAAACTATGAAAAAAACAGTAGGGGTATGCAACCAGGAAGGAAGAATAGTTATTCTATCATCAGAGGCACACAGATTTGCTTATCGTGAAGGGATTCAATTTGATAAGATCAATGATGAATCAGG GTATAGCAGTTATTTTGCTTATGGACAATCAAAGCTTGCTAATATCTTACATGCAAATGAGCTTGCAAGGCGCTTGAAG GAAGAAGGAGTGGAAATCACTGTCAACTCCCTTCATCCTGGATCAATTATTACAAATATTCTGCGATACCATGATTATATTAATG CCCTTGCTAACATGGTGGGCAAGTACTTCCTTAAAAATGTGCAACAG GGAGCTGCAACTCAATGTTATGTGGCATTGCATCCACAAGTCAAGGGAATATCTGGTGAATACTTTATGGATAGCAATAAGGGAAACCCGGCCTCTCTGGCTAAAGATTCAGAGCTGGCAAAAAAACTATGGGAATTCAGCTTAAGCCTGACTAATCCAAAGTAG
- the LOC121174914 gene encoding probable aquaporin PIP1-2: MESKEEDVRVGATKFSERQPIGTAAQGDKDYKEPPPAPLFEPGELKSWSFYRAGIAEFVATFLFLYITILTVMGVNRSPSKCASVGIQGIAWAFGGMIFALVYCTAGISGGHINPAVTFGLFLARKLSLTRALFYIIMQCLGAICGAGVVKGFEGNARYEMFKGGANFVNSGYTKGDGLGAEIVGTFVLVYTVFSATDAKRNARDSHVPILAPLPIGFAVFLVHLATIPITGTGINPARSLGAAIIYNRDHAWDDQWIFWVGPFIGAALAAVYHQIVIRAIPFKTRA, translated from the exons ATGGAGAGCAAAGAGGAAGATGTAAGGGTTGGAGCAACTAAGTTCTCAGAAAGGCAACCAATTGGTACAGCAGCTCAGGGTGACAAGGACTACAAAGAACCACCCCCAGCACCTTTGTTTGAGCCTGGTGAGCTAAAGTCATGGTCCTTCTACAGAGCTGGAATTGCTGAGTTTGTGGCCACTTTCTTGTTCCTCTACATTACCATCTTAACTGTCATGGGTGTCAACAGGTCACCCTCCAAGTGTGCCTCTGTTGGCATTCAAGGCATTGCTTGGGCCTTTGGTGGCATGATCTTTGCCCTTGTCTACTGCACTGCTGGAATTTCAG GGGGACACATCAACCCAGCTGTGACCTTTGGTCTCTTTTTGGCAAGGAAGCTGTCCCTCACAAGGGCGCTGTTCTACATTATCATGCAGTGTCTTGGAGCCATCTGTGGGGCTGGTGTGGTGAAGGGATTTGAGGGCAATGCTAGGTATGAGATGTTCAAAGGTGGAGCCAATTTTGTGAATTCTGGATACACCAAGGGTGATGGACTTGGAGCTGAGATTGTTGGCACTTTTGTTCTTGTCTACACCGTTTTCTCTGCCACTGATGCCAAGAGAAACGCTAGAGACTCACACGTTCCT ATTTTGGCTCCACTTCCCATCGGATTTGCTGTGTTCTTGGTCCACTTGGCTACCATTCCCATCACAGGAACTGGCATTAACCCAGCTAGGAGTCTCGGAGCTGCCATCATCTACAACAGAGACCATGCATGGGATGACCAA TggattttctgggttggacctttCATTGGAGCTGCCCTTGCTGCTGTGTATCACCAGATAGTCATCCGAGCCATCCCTTTCAAGACAAGGGCTTAG